The sequence ACAGAATATCGAAGACATTAACTTCACTCAATGATATTTTGGGAGACGATAGAAAAATAATCATTGCTCGCGAACTTACTAAAATATACGAAGAGGTTATAGATGGAACTGCGCAAGAATTGCTGACGTACATTTCGGAACATAAAAAAAAGGAGAAAGGAGAATTTGTTGTAATTATTGAGCCAAAACGCTGATTAGAGTATACTATGAGAAAATAATGAGTGTAACGAATATATTTTCCATACCAAACACCTTCTACGAAAGGTGCTGGGCGGAGGTTTCGTAAAGTTCATTTAATATTCACTAACGAAATCAACCATGTCAAAAGATGTAGCAATTATAGTTTTAGGAATATGGATAGCCATCGTGCCGTTTTTGGGGTTCCCTGGTTTTTGGGAGACGATAATTTATGTGGCATCTGGTCTCGGTGTGGTTCTTATGACATTTCTTTTGCGTAGAGACATTATATTGTATGTATCCAGAATCACAGATCGCCAAAGAAAAAGTACGGATGTGTATGTTGAAAACAGAGCAGATAATATAGAACAAACAGATACGAAAGATGACCTACCTAAACATACAAAGAGTGAAAAAATTTCTCAATAAGTTTCATCTAAGGAAAAGAGACACAATAATTTTAGGAATTTTTATATTGAGCCTTTTTCCTATTGCGTATTTAAGCACTCCGTCGGTAGTGACAGTGACTCAAAATATAGTGAGTGAAGACAATCGTAGTGTGGAGAGCGATGTATCTATAGTACCAACAAGCGCCACATTGGAAGAAATGGTTGTTGTGACCCATGTTGAAACACCAGAAGCAGTAAAGGCTATTTACATGACCAGCTGGGTAGCCGGCTCAGTGTCTTTTCGCAACGAACTCGTGTCGCTGATAGAAACTACAGAACTCAACTCGGTTGTTATTGATATCAAAGATTACAGTGGGACAGTTTCTTTTCGTATCTCTGACCCATTGCTCATTTCGATTGGTTCACATGAAAATCGGATACAAGACATACGACAATTTATCAAACAACTCCATGATAAAAATATTTATGTTATCGGACGGATAACAGTCTTTCAAGATTCGTATCTAGCAAACGCGCGCCCAGATCTCGCTATAAAAAAGGAAAGTGACGGTACCGTCTGGGTGGATTACAAGAATATCAGCTACATCGATCCGGG is a genomic window of Patescibacteria group bacterium containing:
- a CDS encoding 16S rRNA (cytidine(1402)-2'-O)-methyltransferase codes for the protein RISKTLTSLNDILGDDRKIIIARELTKIYEEVIDGTAQELLTYISEHKKKEKGEFVVIIEPKR